The DNA region CACATTTTTGCAGCAGATAAATACTCAGCCTCATTTAAATTTGCCATTTCGATTAAGACTTCAAATTCAGCTAAAGAAAGTTCTAAATTGCCATCCTTAAAACGCTTGATAAGGCTTAAAATTTGCTCATTTGTTTTGCTTATTTTAAGATTTTTAATTTGCTCATAAGTGCCTTTTTGAAGCACCATTTCAAAAGCTAATTTTTCAAACTCTGTGCTAATTTCATTTAAATTTTTAAGTTTAGAATAGGCATAATCTAAGTCATTTTTAAGACGATTTTTTTCGTTTTGTAAAATGAGAGGGTTATTTTTGTCGAGTTTAAATTTGTTAAGATTTTGTGTTTCGCCTTTTTTGAGAGCTTCAAGCAAATCCAAAAGGTCGTTAATGGCGTGAAAATCGGCATTTTTTGTGCCATTTTTTAAGCTTTTACAAAGCTCACTTACTCGCTTAAATTCTTTGGTGTAAAAAGAAATTTTGCTTTCTTTTTCTAAAAGCAAATCTTTAGCAAAGTCCTCAAATTTCGCCGCATCTTTAAAGAAATGTTTGAATTTTAAATATCTTAAAAAAGCATAAAAGCTCATATGTGTTAAGGCTAAGACAAAATAAAAAACTAAGGGTAAAATAAGCCAAAGCATAATGGGTAAATTTAAAGCAAAAGTTCCCAAAACAAGCTCATAATAGCCCAAATTAAGATAAAACATAAAAGCTACAATTAAAGCGATATAAATCAAACTTGCTAAAATAAAGAGTCGAATTTTCATTGCATATTTCCTTTTTCTACGATTTCCCTACAAACAATACAATATCTCGCGTGAGGTTTTACTTTAAGCCGCTCTATATCGATAAGCTCATCGCAAGATTCACAAATACCATAATTTTTATGCTGAATTTTTTTAAGTGATTCCTCTATCTCTTTTAATTCTTGTTTTAAATTCGCACTAATGGCAAAGTCGATTTGGGAATTAATCTCTATGGTTGAAAAATCGACACTATCACTTGGCGCTGAATTATGCAAAGCCTCGATTTCTTTTGAATTGCTTTGGATATTTTCTAAGATGATTTTTTTACGCTCTTGTAAGAAATTTTCAAAAAATTTTAAATCGCTTGTTTTCATTAAAACTCCTATTTGTGATATGGGTGATTATGATTAATACAAAAAGCCCTATAAAGTTGCTCTAACAACAAAATTTTTACAAAATGATGTGCTAAGGTTAGACGACTAAGGGCGAGATTAAAGTCAAATTGATTAAGCATTTGCGCTCTAAAACCATAAGCGCCACCTATAAAAAAACTCATTTCACTTTTATTTTCTAGCAATTTTGCAAATTCAAGGCTATTAAGTTCTGTCCCCCTTTCATCTAAAAGCACACAAAAGCCTCTTTTTTTGGGTAAAAACGCCTCTTCATAGCTTTTTTGTGCGTTTTGCGTTCCTTGAATTTGGGCTTTGGCTATTTTTTTATCAAAAAGATTATGCTCTTTTAAGATGGCGTATTTGGAGATAAGTTTTGTATATTTTTCACTCAAAAATGCCAAATCCTCGCTTTTTTGCAAGTAGAAAATATTAAGTTGCAAATTATTTTCCGTTAAAAAATTTCAAAGC from Campylobacter upsaliensis includes:
- a CDS encoding 23S rRNA (pseudouridine(1915)-N(3))-methyltransferase RlmH; its protein translation is MQLNIFYLQKSEDLAFLSEKYTKLISKYAILKEHNLFDKKIAKAQIQGTQNAQKSYEEAFLPKKRGFCVLLDERGTELNSLEFAKLLENKSEMSFFIGGAYGFRAQMLNQFDFNLALSRLTLAHHFVKILLLEQLYRAFCINHNHPYHK
- the dksA gene encoding RNA polymerase-binding protein DksA — encoded protein: MKTSDLKFFENFLQERKKIILENIQSNSKEIEALHNSAPSDSVDFSTIEINSQIDFAISANLKQELKEIEESLKKIQHKNYGICESCDELIDIERLKVKPHARYCIVCREIVEKGNMQ